One Papaver somniferum cultivar HN1 chromosome 10, ASM357369v1, whole genome shotgun sequence genomic window carries:
- the LOC113315283 gene encoding DEAD-box ATP-dependent RNA helicase 36-like has product LGYTNTLSFSDLGLADWATRTCKELGMKKPTQVQHHCIPRILAGQDVLGLAQTGSGKAAAFALPILNCLAENPYGVFALVITPTRELAYQLAEQFRALGASLHLRCAVVFGGMDMITQAQALMQRLHVVIAKPGRIKVLLEQNPDIPSVFSKTKFLVLDEADSVLDVGFEEQLCAIFQYLPKGRQTLLFSATMTENLQTLLNLSNNGFPICHNIVSTCRSCHLLSLLPEELEQPAVGLHSHKSQALRLSALHRFKSGQTPILLATDVASRGLDIPTVDLVINYDIPRYAQDYVHRVGRTARVGRGGLAVSFVTQNDVDLIHEIESVIGKQLDKFECKENDVLAEITNVTPLSYRVYKAKRVASMKMTDDGFDQKAEERKAQKLKTLSEKGLLKEKTNKRREPKLLLQKNQSRKFRDGDIFRER; this is encoded by the exons CTGGGCTACACGAACACTCTTAGTTTCTCTGATCTTGGTTTAGCTGACTGGGCTACGCGAACATGCAAAGAGCTTGGGATGAAGAAACCCACACAAGTTCAACACCACTGTATTCCTCGAATTCTTGCTGGTCAAGATGTTTTAGGCTTAGCCCAGACAGGTAGTGGGAAGGCCGCGGCTTTTGCATTACCTATTTTGAACTGCCTTGCAGAAAATCCCTATGGTGTGTTTGCTTTGGTGATAACGCCTACTAGAGAGCTGGCGTACCAATTGGCAGAGCAGTTCAGGGCACTAGGAGCATCCTTGCACCTACGATGTGCTGTTGTTTTTGGAGGGATGGATATGATCACTCAAGCACAAGCTTTGATGCAACGCCTACATGTTGTGATCGCAAAACCAGGGAGGATAAAAGTCCTCCTTGAACAGAATCCAGATATTCCATCTGTCTTCTCGAAGACCAAG TTTCTAGTTTTGGATGAGGCCGATAGTGTTTTGGATGTTGGTTTTGAGGAGCAACTGTGTGCAATATTTCAGTACTTGCCCAAAGGTAGACAAACTCTGTTGTTTTCTGCGACAATGACAGAAAACTTACAAACACTGCTGAATCTCTCAAACAATGGGTTTCCGATCTGCCATAATATTGTTTCTACATGCAG GAGTTGTCACCTTCTTAGTTTGTTACCGGAAGAACTTGAACAACCAGCAGTGGGATTGCATTCACACAAGTCCCAGGCTCTAAGACTTTCTGCACTACATCGATTCAAATCTGGTCAGACTCCCATTTTGCTGGCAACAGACGTGGCTAGTCGGGGATTAGACATTCCAACAGTTGATCTTGTCATAAATTATGATATTCCTAG ATATGCCCAAGACTACGTTCATCGTGTTGGGCGTACAGCGAGAGTTGGCAGAGGAGGGCTGGCTGTGAGCTTTGTTACGCAG AACGATGTAGATCTCATTCATGAAATAGAGTCTGTCATCGGGAAGCAGTTGGATAAGTTTGAATGCAAAGAAAATGATGTTCTTGCTGAAATTACCAATGTAACACCCCTATCTTACAGA GTTTACAAAGCTAAACGTGTAGCTAGCATGAAGATGACGGATGATGGCTTCGATCAAAAAGCAGAAGAACGGAAGGCCCAGAAGCTAAAAACACTATCAGAGAAAGGACTGTTGAAAGAAAAGACTAACAAGAGAAGAGAACCAAAACTGCTTCTGCAGAAGAATCAAAGTAGGAAATTTCGTGACGGAGATATATTTAGAGAACGATGA